TTCTTCAACAAATTCCAAGTGTCGAGAACGAAGGAACGATAATGAACATCCTGCTTGTTGAAGAAGTCATGCAGCCCTGCCACATCGGCAAGGAAATCCGCACCGAAGCGCTGCTCCACGTCCCCGCGCAGCAAGGCGATTTCCACTTCATACATTGGACGCTGAGTCTTGGCATCCTTACCTACCCAAGGCGTCTCCAGAATGAAAGGCCTGCCCTGCAGTGCCTCATGATGAACAACACGATGGATCGCTTCAAAGCCGATCCAGCCTGTACCGATAGGCGTATGACGGTCCTTGCCGGCGCCAACCGGATTTTTGCTATCGTTAATGTGTACAATTGCGATACGATCAAGACCAATTGTCTGATCGAATTTCTGTAGTACACCATCAAGGTCATTGACAATGTCATAGCCTGCATCGTGAATATGGCAAGTATCGAGGCAGATGGTCAGCCGTTCATTATGCTCGACCTTATCGATAATCGCTGCAATCTCTTCGAAGCTGCGTCCAACCTCGGTTCCCTTGCCAGCCATGGTCTCCAGAGCGATATTCACTTCAGTCTCGTCCGTTCCATTTAACACTTCATTCAAGCCTTCCGCGATCCGCGCTACACCGTATTCGGCATCCTTGTCCGTAAACGCGCCGGGATGAAGTACGATATTACGCACCCCGATCGCATGAGTACGGCGAATTTCTTCCTGTAAGAAATCGACAGCCAACTGATACGTATTGGATTTATAGGAACCTAGATTAATAATGTATGGCGCATGTACGACGATCTCCTCAATCCCTGCCGCCTTCATCGCTTCTTTGCCTTCCGGCAAATACATCGCATCCATCGGTTTGCGCCGCGTATTCTGTGGAGCACCGGTATATATCATGAATGAGCTTGAGCCATAGGACACAGCTTCC
The window above is part of the Paenibacillus lutimineralis genome. Proteins encoded here:
- a CDS encoding deoxyribonuclease IV — protein: MLKIGSHVSFSDKGLLSATGEAVSYGSSSFMIYTGAPQNTRRKPMDAMYLPEGKEAMKAAGIEEIVVHAPYIINLGSYKSNTYQLAVDFLQEEIRRTHAIGVRNIVLHPGAFTDKDAEYGVARIAEGLNEVLNGTDETEVNIALETMAGKGTEVGRSFEEIAAIIDKVEHNERLTICLDTCHIHDAGYDIVNDLDGVLQKFDQTIGLDRIAIVHINDSKNPVGAGKDRHTPIGTGWIGFEAIHRVVHHEALQGRPFILETPWVGKDAKTQRPMYEVEIALLRGDVEQRFGADFLADVAGLHDFFNKQDVHYRSFVLDTWNLLKNDAKAKKADPREPLERLYDMVIAANVFPDYSEEQINHRLIAWLAGRN